A window of Diospyros lotus cultivar Yz01 chromosome 14, ASM1463336v1, whole genome shotgun sequence contains these coding sequences:
- the LOC127790554 gene encoding (-)-isopiperitenol/(-)-carveol dehydrogenase, mitochondrial-like, translated as MAESSAALSMKKLQGKVAIVTGGASGIGETTAHLFAEHGARAVVIADIQDNKGQSVAAAIGSEIAAYCHCDVTDEEQVKSLVDWTVATYGQLDIMFSNAGIASRLEQSILDLDFSEFDRLFAVNARGVVACAKEAARAMVELRVKGSIVCIASVNSRKGVLATDYVMSKHALLGLVRSAGRQLGQHGIRVNAVSPFVVATPLMCELHGKRMSEEEVEKTYEPLIPLKGAALKAKNVADAVLFLASDDSALITGQDMVIDGGLLA; from the coding sequence ATGGCAGAATCCAGCGCTGCTCTGTCCATGAAGAAGCTGCAAGGCAAAGTCGCCATCGTCACTGGCGGCGCAAGCGGCATCGGAGAGACTACCGCTCATCTCTTCGCCGAGCACGGCGCACGCGCGGTGGTGATCGCCGACATCCAGGACAACAAAGGCCAAAGCGTGGCCGCCGCCATCGGATCGGAGATCGCCGCCTACTGCCACTGCGACGTCACCGACGAGGAGCAGGTGAAATCATTGGTGGACTGGACTGTCGCCACCTACGGCCAGCTGGACATCATGTTCAGCAACGCCGGGATCGCGAGCAGGTTGGAACAATCGATCTTGGATCTCGACTTCTCAGAATTCGATCGGCTGTTCGCAGTAAACGCCCGGGGAGTGGTGGCGTGCGCGAAGGAGGCTGCGCGTGCAATGGTGGAGCTGCGCGTGAAGGGGAGCATTGTGTGCATCGCGAGCGTGAACTCTAGGAAGGGGGTGCTGGCGACGGACTACGTGATGTCGAAGCACGCGTTGCTGGGGCTGGTACGGTCGGCGGGGAGGCAGCTAGGGCAGCATGGGATAAGAGTGAACGCTGTGTCGCCGTTCGTAGTGGCGACTCCGTTGATGTGCGAATTGCATGGGAAGAGGATGAGCGAGGAGGAGGTAGAGAAGACTTACGAGCCGTTGATTCCGCTGAAAGGAGCGGCCCTGAAAGCGAAGAATGTGGCGGATGCGGTGCTGTTCCTGGCTTCCGACGACTCTGCGCTCATCACTGGCCAGGACATGGTCATCGACGGTGGCCTGTTAGCTTGA